One window of the Sparus aurata chromosome 7, fSpaAur1.1, whole genome shotgun sequence genome contains the following:
- the slmapb gene encoding sarcolemma associated protein b isoform X2, whose product MDDKELSDPMNNVSLIKDDLTRSNMGSSGDSEKVIQRLNDELREAQELANTEKHKCMELQGILEEERKENKHQADESAKQIKLLQGQLQQLQDEMGVLREQIDVSSSSHSELQSARDESKALKRALEAATAERERDVAAIQTNLSSASKDLDKWRQTANKYEREIDNLQRDLQQQSKQWQKTAEIQASELQSMQVECNGLQKECSVLRSEKQDVVNKHQKEKSSLQAECASLRTEKEELLKTHQKEKGSLQSDCAALRSEKEAALQKQKQLEKDLASSRAQNAELSNSLKALERSQQELEKRLVAMQLQHQEDSTKLQTQLEEADSRSKTLQREYEEAKTDLLDLKEKYEKTEQEKQSLADELEECKSNMKDIQEKGTKKPWMIWGPVVAVALTAVTAAVLFRT is encoded by the exons ATGGATGATAAAGAGCTGAGTGATCCCATGAATAACGTATCACTGATTAAAG ATGACTTGACCAGGTCAAACATGGGGTCCTCTGGTGACTCCGAAAAGGTTATCCAGCGCTTGAATGATGAGCTTCGAGAAGCACAGGAGCTAGCTAATACTGAGAAGCACAAATGCATGGAGCTACAAG GTATcctggaggaagagaggaaagaaaataaacaccaAGCTGATGAATCTGCAAAACAGATAAAACTTCTTCAAG GCCAACTGCAGCAGCTCCAAGATGAAATGGGCGTCCTCAGAGAGCAGATAGATGTCTCCTCCAGTTCACACAGTGAGCTGCAGAGTGCACGTGATGAGTCGAAGGCTCTGAAACGTGCCCTGGAGGCAGCCACTGCTGAGCGGGAGCGTGATGTTGCTGCCATCCAGACTAACCTGTCATCCGCCTCAAAGGACCTGGACAAATGGCGTCAGACAGCCAACAAATATGAGCGTGAGATCGACAACCTACAGCGTGACCTTCAACAGCAGAGCAAGCAGTGGCAGAAGACTGCAGAAATACAAG CCAGTGAGCTGCAGTCCATGCAGGTGGAGTGTAATGGCCTACAGAAGGAGTGTTCTGTCCTGCGATCTGAAAAACAAGACGTTGTCAATAAGCACCAGAAGGAAAAGAGCAGTCTGCAAGCGGAGTGTGCCTCCCTCAGGACCGAGAAGGAGGAACTCCTCAAGACTCACCAGAAAGAGAAGGGCAGCCTGCAGAGTGACTGTGCAGCACTGCGTTCTGAGAAAGAGGCAGCGCTGcagaaacagaagcagctggagaAGGACCTTGCCAG TTCGCGTGCCCAGAATGCTGAGCTGAGCAACAGCCTCAAAGCCCTGGAGAGATCCCAGCAGGAGTTGGAGAAGAGGCTGGTGGCCATGCAGCTCCAGCACCAGGAGGATAGCACCAAGCTGCAAACCCAACTGGAAGAAGCAGACAGCCGCAGCAAGACTCTGCAGAGAGAG TATGAGGAGGCAAAGACGGATTTGTTGGACCTAAAGGAAAAATATGAGAAGACTGAGCAAGAAAAACAGTCGCTTGCAGATGAACTTGAAGAATGCAAATCCAACATGAAGGACATACAGGAAAAAGGAACGAAG aagCCGTGGATGATCTGGGGGCCGGTGGTTGCTGTGGCTCTGACAGCTGTGACTGCTGCTGTGCTCTTCAGGACCTGA
- the slmapb gene encoding sarcolemma associated protein b isoform X1, translating to MDDKELSDPMNNVSLIKDDLTRSNMGSSGDSEKVIQRLNDELREAQELANTEKHKCMELQGILEEERKENKHQADESAKQIKLLQGQLQQLQDEMGVLREQIDVSSSSHSELQSARDESKALKRALEAATAERERDVAAIQTNLSSASKDLDKWRQTANKYEREIDNLQRDLQQQSKQWQKTAEIQASELQSMQVECNGLQKECSVLRSEKQDVVNKHQKEKSSLQAECASLRTEKEELLKTHQKEKGSLQSDCAALRSEKEAALQKQKQLEKDLASSRAQNAELSNSLKALERSQQELEKRLVAMQLQHQEDSTKLQTQLEEADSRSKTLQREYEEAKTDLLDLKEKYEKTEQEKQSLADELEECKSNMKDIQEKGTKTSLLLPVQAIVIGLILALLYWCFGALW from the exons ATGGATGATAAAGAGCTGAGTGATCCCATGAATAACGTATCACTGATTAAAG ATGACTTGACCAGGTCAAACATGGGGTCCTCTGGTGACTCCGAAAAGGTTATCCAGCGCTTGAATGATGAGCTTCGAGAAGCACAGGAGCTAGCTAATACTGAGAAGCACAAATGCATGGAGCTACAAG GTATcctggaggaagagaggaaagaaaataaacaccaAGCTGATGAATCTGCAAAACAGATAAAACTTCTTCAAG GCCAACTGCAGCAGCTCCAAGATGAAATGGGCGTCCTCAGAGAGCAGATAGATGTCTCCTCCAGTTCACACAGTGAGCTGCAGAGTGCACGTGATGAGTCGAAGGCTCTGAAACGTGCCCTGGAGGCAGCCACTGCTGAGCGGGAGCGTGATGTTGCTGCCATCCAGACTAACCTGTCATCCGCCTCAAAGGACCTGGACAAATGGCGTCAGACAGCCAACAAATATGAGCGTGAGATCGACAACCTACAGCGTGACCTTCAACAGCAGAGCAAGCAGTGGCAGAAGACTGCAGAAATACAAG CCAGTGAGCTGCAGTCCATGCAGGTGGAGTGTAATGGCCTACAGAAGGAGTGTTCTGTCCTGCGATCTGAAAAACAAGACGTTGTCAATAAGCACCAGAAGGAAAAGAGCAGTCTGCAAGCGGAGTGTGCCTCCCTCAGGACCGAGAAGGAGGAACTCCTCAAGACTCACCAGAAAGAGAAGGGCAGCCTGCAGAGTGACTGTGCAGCACTGCGTTCTGAGAAAGAGGCAGCGCTGcagaaacagaagcagctggagaAGGACCTTGCCAG TTCGCGTGCCCAGAATGCTGAGCTGAGCAACAGCCTCAAAGCCCTGGAGAGATCCCAGCAGGAGTTGGAGAAGAGGCTGGTGGCCATGCAGCTCCAGCACCAGGAGGATAGCACCAAGCTGCAAACCCAACTGGAAGAAGCAGACAGCCGCAGCAAGACTCTGCAGAGAGAG TATGAGGAGGCAAAGACGGATTTGTTGGACCTAAAGGAAAAATATGAGAAGACTGAGCAAGAAAAACAGTCGCTTGCAGATGAACTTGAAGAATGCAAATCCAACATGAAGGACATACAGGAAAAAGGAACGAAG ACATCCCTATTGCTGCCTGTTCAAGCCATAGTCATCGGCCTTATCCTGGCTTTGCTGTATTGGTGCTTCGGCGCATTGTGGTAG